The following is a genomic window from Amycolatopsis australiensis.
CGGTGGCGGGCGGCTCCGGCACCCTCGCCGACAAGCGGTTCGAGACGCCCGCGTCGCAAGCCGGGCGTGGCTGGGTCCGGGCGAAGACGGGCACGCTGACCGGCGTCAACACGCTCGCCGGGCTGGTGCTCGACCAGGACGGCCGGGTGCTGGTGTTCGCGTTCATGTCCAACGGCTCGGACCAGCAGCCGGGCCGTGACGCCATCGACGCGCTGGCGACGAGCCTCCGCAAGTGCGGGTGCTCGTAGCGGCGGACGCCGAACCGTGCGGAGATCGTGGCCGGAAACCCGTCCGGGGCAGGTAGCGTCGGAAGGGTGAGTCAGGAAACCGGGACCCGGCCCATGGTCGACTGGGCGCTCGCCGCGCAGACCGGCGCGCTGCTCGTGCGCGGCGGGCCGCAGGTGCCCCGCGAAGAGGCCGAGACGGCCGTCACCGACCTGCGCGAGCTCACCGTCGTGGCCGAAGGGCACGTCCGGGAGCTGACGAACCTGGGCCTCGACCTGCCGCTGCTGCCCGGCGAGGTCGTCGACCGCCCCGGCTGGGTGCGCTCGGCCGCGGCCGGGCTGGACGCGCTGACCGGGCGCGCGCTGCCGCGTCAGGGCGGGCCGCTGGGGCCGCTGCTCGCCGGGGGCGCCGGCGTGCAGACCGGCTTGGTGCTCGCGTTCCTCGCCAGCCGCGTCCTCGGCCAGTACGACCCCTTCGGCGGCGAAGGCAAGGAAGGACAGCTGCTGCTCGTCGCGCCGAACGTCGTCGCCGCCGAGCAGGCGATGGACGTGCCCGGCCGCGACTTCCGGCTCTGGGTCTGCCTGCACGAGTGCACGCACCGGCTCCAGTTCACCGCGGTCCGGTGGCTGCGCGACTACTTCGCCGACGAGGTCGAACGGCTCGTCTCGGGCCTCGCCGGCGGCGGCACCGACAGCCTCGCCGACCTGTTCGGCCGGCTCCCCGAGGCGATCAAGCAGGGCCCGAAGCTGAACCTCGCCGAGCTGCTGCAGTCGCCGAAGGAACGGGCGGTGTTCGACCGCCTGCTGGCGCTCTCGACGCTGCTGGAGGGCCACGCCGACTACGTGATGGACGCCGTCGGCCCGCAGGTCGTGCCGAGCGTCGACACGATCCGCGCGCGGTTCACCGCCCGGCGCAAGGGCGGCGGCGTCTTCGACCGGCTGCTGCGCGCGCTCCTCGGCGTCGACGCGAAGATCCGCCAGTACGAGGAAGGCGCGAAGTTCACGAAGCACGTCGTGGACGCGGTCGGCATGGACGGCTTCAACGCCGTGTGGCGGTCGCCGAACACGCTGCCGTCGCGCGCCGAGATCAGCGATCCCGCCGCGTGGGTCCGGCGTCTGCACGGATGACCGGGCCGTCCGTCGCGGCCGTCCGCCGGGCGGTCCGCGCGTTCCTGGACACCGTCGAGGCACCGCCCGAGCTGTGCGTCGCGGTCTCCGGCGGCGCCGACTCGCTCGCGCTGGCCGAAGCCACGGCCCACGAAGGCCGGCGGCGTGGTCACCGGGTCCGTGCGCTGGTCGTCGACCACGGCCTGCAGGAGGGCTCGGCGAAGATCGCGCGTGACGCGGCCGCCGCGGCCGAGTCGCTCGGCGTCGACGAAGCCGAGGTGCGCCGCGTCGACGTCACCGGTCCCGGCGGTCCCGAAGCGGCCGCGCGCAAGGCCCGCTACCGCGCACTGGCCGGACACGACCTGGTCCTGCTCGGCCACACCCTCGACGACCAGGCGGAAACGGTCCTGCTCGGCCTCGGCCGCGGCTCCGGCCCCCGCAGCGTCGCCGGGATGCGGCCGCACGACCCGCCGTGGGGCCGTCCACTGCTCGCCGTCCCGCGCGCCACCACGCGGCAGGCCTGCGCGGAGCTCGGTGTCGAGCCGTGGGAGGACCCGCACAACGCCGAGCCGCGCTTCACCCGCGTCCGGTTGCGCACCGAAGTCCTGCCGTTGCTGGAGGACGTCCTCAACGGCGGCGTCGCCGGCGCGCTCGCCCGCACGGCCGCGCAGCTGCGTGAGGACAGCGAGGCGTTGGACACACTGGCGGACAGGATCTTCACCCGCGCGGGCGGCCCCGAAGGGCTGGACGTCGCCACGCTCGAGCCGGAACCGGCGGCCGTGCGGCGGCGGGTTCTCCGCAGGTGGCTGCTGGCCTCAGGCGTGCGGGAGCTCACCGACGCGCACCTGCGCGCGGTCGACGAGCTGGTCGCCCGGTGGCGTGGTCAGGGCGGCGTGTGGTTGCCGGGCAACTTGGAGGCGCGCCGGGCACATGGCAGGCTCTGCCTCACCTCCCAACCCACCACACGAGGAGAATGACCCGTGTACGAGGGCGAAATCGCCTCCGTGCTCGTCACCGAGCAGCAGATCAAGGACAAGATCACGGAGCTGTCGGCGCAGATCGCCGCCGACTATCCGGCCAACGGGCAGGGCGAACTCCTGCTGGTGGGCGTCCTGAAGGGCGCGGTCATGTTCATGACCGACTTCGCCCGCGCGCTGCCGCTGCCGACGCAGCTGGAGTTCATGGCCGTGTCCTCGTACGGCTCCTCGACGTCGTCGTCCGGCGTCGTGCGCATCCTCAAGGACCTCGACCGCGACATCG
Proteins encoded in this region:
- a CDS encoding zinc-dependent metalloprotease, with amino-acid sequence MVDWALAAQTGALLVRGGPQVPREEAETAVTDLRELTVVAEGHVRELTNLGLDLPLLPGEVVDRPGWVRSAAAGLDALTGRALPRQGGPLGPLLAGGAGVQTGLVLAFLASRVLGQYDPFGGEGKEGQLLLVAPNVVAAEQAMDVPGRDFRLWVCLHECTHRLQFTAVRWLRDYFADEVERLVSGLAGGGTDSLADLFGRLPEAIKQGPKLNLAELLQSPKERAVFDRLLALSTLLEGHADYVMDAVGPQVVPSVDTIRARFTARRKGGGVFDRLLRALLGVDAKIRQYEEGAKFTKHVVDAVGMDGFNAVWRSPNTLPSRAEISDPAAWVRRLHG
- the tilS gene encoding tRNA lysidine(34) synthetase TilS codes for the protein MTGPSVAAVRRAVRAFLDTVEAPPELCVAVSGGADSLALAEATAHEGRRRGHRVRALVVDHGLQEGSAKIARDAAAAAESLGVDEAEVRRVDVTGPGGPEAAARKARYRALAGHDLVLLGHTLDDQAETVLLGLGRGSGPRSVAGMRPHDPPWGRPLLAVPRATTRQACAELGVEPWEDPHNAEPRFTRVRLRTEVLPLLEDVLNGGVAGALARTAAQLREDSEALDTLADRIFTRAGGPEGLDVATLEPEPAAVRRRVLRRWLLASGVRELTDAHLRAVDELVARWRGQGGVWLPGNLEARRAHGRLCLTSQPTTRGE
- the hpt gene encoding hypoxanthine phosphoribosyltransferase, which translates into the protein MYEGEIASVLVTEQQIKDKITELSAQIAADYPANGQGELLLVGVLKGAVMFMTDFARALPLPTQLEFMAVSSYGSSTSSSGVVRILKDLDRDIAGRDVLIVEDIVDSGLTLSWLLKNLASRNPASLEVVSLLRKPEAVKVDVPVKYIGFDIPNEFVVGYGLDYAERYRDLPYIGTLDPKVYTS